A section of the Hippea sp. KM1 genome encodes:
- a CDS encoding DUF302 domain-containing protein: MLNFKGFVGGAVVGASSLGLAGLKLFQTKMVKEIESPKSFEETCRAIERVIPEFADEGWGFPFDKWNFYKVFESRNIEVEGIRNIMVYFICNAGLAATVINENNAMMGIMPCSWAVNEKDNGKAYIAKMNIGLMSKMFTGKIKEMMLEVEKTEKEMLRRIFS; the protein is encoded by the coding sequence ATGCTTAATTTTAAGGGATTTGTTGGTGGTGCTGTTGTTGGTGCCTCATCGTTGGGCCTTGCCGGTCTTAAGCTCTTTCAAACCAAGATGGTAAAGGAGATAGAAAGCCCCAAGAGCTTTGAGGAGACCTGCAGGGCTATTGAGAGGGTAATACCTGAATTTGCCGATGAGGGTTGGGGTTTTCCCTTTGATAAGTGGAATTTTTATAAGGTGTTTGAGTCCAGGAATATCGAGGTTGAGGGCATAAGGAATATAATGGTGTATTTTATATGCAACGCAGGGCTTGCTGCAACGGTTATAAACGAAAATAATGCCATGATGGGTATAATGCCCTGCTCATGGGCTGTGAATGAAAAGGATAACGGCAAGGCATATATAGCCAAAATGAATATAGGGCTTATGTCAAAGATGTTTACGGGTAAAATCAAGGAAATGATGTTGGAGGTTGAAAAAACAGAGAAGGAGATGTTAAGAAGGATTTTCAGCTAA
- a CDS encoding LPS-assembly protein LptD, with amino-acid sequence MKRVFFVVLAILLLNTAAKSDGVIHIKADHVSYSKQLNTYYAYGHCLIYDENYTLKADKVSYNTKTYIATAKGHVVLSDRNGNWIKGSYAVLNYSTYKGYIKKALLYSTNNGYGLYIRAKRIVVYSKDRYFIKSGTITTCKCDDFINFKNRHSPKWTISASNTYVIKDDFMFAYPVVFKIKKAPVLFSPFFYKSLDKERRTGFLFPQLGSSSINGFEYIQPFFINLSKSQDITLYPFTYSKKGNGLRVQYRFYWTRHSKGEWNITVFKEKTPYKGRQNKKTRLNIKAEQYADFGKYGTLSYDINVVNHKNNLRVVNLNKIEEASDRYTTSKASYYISKDNYYLSLYGEYNQDLISDNNKETLQRLPVVKFGLINKKLYKNLTLDFSQTISNNFRIKGERGIASDTTAFLYYPMKVSYFNITPKAGFHQLYSHYKNAPSDKTYTEKAFIPDYIITASTTINGIFLNNNTEGFKGLKHTIKPTLEYEYIPYRDQSNFPDFVNTYSKTNLITFRLENTLTAKFIKKLKANYRDIVYNKIEIQYDFAKKYNSPFPPIYEETILKPFEFLTIHSQAHYFFKKHLFTSSSEDLDVHLNRFGFSIGHSMSRDDNYKLTDDTINGKVYLYPIKNLYIYASANKSTIHDYYPSKKIGFLYQEDCWGIGLDLYFNREAEEQEDGSYKTVLNKGFWITLNLTGLFSIKKQY; translated from the coding sequence ATGAAGAGGGTATTTTTTGTTGTTCTTGCCATCCTGCTTCTAAATACGGCCGCAAAATCCGACGGGGTTATACACATAAAGGCCGATCATGTCTCATATAGCAAACAACTAAACACCTACTATGCCTATGGACACTGCCTTATATACGACGAAAACTACACACTGAAGGCCGACAAGGTCAGCTACAACACAAAAACATACATAGCCACAGCAAAAGGCCATGTGGTGTTAAGCGACAGAAACGGCAATTGGATAAAGGGCAGCTATGCCGTATTAAATTATTCAACATACAAGGGATACATCAAAAAAGCCCTTTTGTATTCCACCAACAACGGCTATGGGCTATACATCAGGGCAAAAAGGATCGTGGTATATTCGAAAGATAGATACTTCATAAAAAGCGGAACCATAACCACCTGCAAATGCGACGATTTTATAAATTTCAAAAATCGCCATTCGCCGAAGTGGACAATATCAGCATCAAACACATATGTGATAAAAGACGATTTTATGTTTGCATATCCAGTGGTGTTTAAGATAAAAAAAGCACCCGTCCTATTCAGTCCGTTTTTTTACAAAAGCCTCGATAAAGAGAGAAGAACAGGATTCCTCTTTCCACAGTTGGGCTCCTCAAGCATAAACGGCTTTGAATACATACAGCCGTTTTTTATCAACCTATCCAAATCCCAAGACATAACACTCTATCCATTCACATACTCAAAGAAGGGCAACGGCCTCAGGGTCCAGTATAGGTTTTACTGGACAAGACACTCAAAAGGTGAATGGAACATAACGGTATTCAAAGAAAAAACGCCATACAAAGGCAGGCAAAACAAAAAAACAAGGCTGAACATAAAAGCAGAACAGTATGCCGATTTTGGCAAATACGGCACACTGAGCTATGATATAAATGTTGTAAACCACAAAAACAACCTAAGGGTCGTAAATCTAAACAAAATAGAAGAGGCATCCGATAGGTATACCACATCAAAGGCCAGCTACTACATATCAAAAGACAACTATTACCTATCCCTATACGGTGAATACAACCAGGACCTAATATCAGATAACAACAAAGAGACGCTTCAGAGGCTTCCTGTGGTAAAATTCGGTTTGATAAACAAAAAGCTATACAAAAACCTAACGCTGGATTTCTCCCAAACCATCTCAAACAACTTCAGGATCAAGGGAGAAAGGGGAATAGCCTCTGACACGACAGCCTTTTTGTATTACCCTATGAAGGTGTCGTATTTCAATATCACACCAAAGGCCGGATTTCATCAACTGTACTCGCATTACAAAAATGCTCCATCGGATAAGACATACACAGAAAAGGCCTTTATTCCGGATTACATAATCACGGCAAGCACAACCATAAACGGCATCTTCCTAAACAACAACACAGAAGGGTTTAAGGGTCTAAAACACACAATAAAGCCCACCCTGGAATACGAATACATACCATACAGGGATCAGAGCAATTTTCCCGATTTTGTCAACACCTACTCAAAAACCAACCTTATAACCTTTAGGCTTGAAAACACGCTGACGGCCAAATTCATCAAAAAGCTAAAAGCCAACTACAGGGATATAGTGTATAACAAGATAGAGATTCAATACGACTTTGCCAAAAAATACAACAGTCCGTTTCCACCGATATACGAGGAAACCATATTAAAACCGTTTGAATTCTTAACTATTCACAGCCAGGCGCATTACTTCTTTAAAAAGCATCTATTCACATCATCATCCGAGGATCTGGATGTCCACCTAAACAGGTTTGGCTTTTCCATTGGACACTCCATGTCAAGGGACGACAACTATAAACTCACAGATGATACCATAAACGGCAAGGTATACCTCTACCCGATAAAAAATCTATACATCTACGCCTCTGCAAACAAAAGCACCATTCACGATTACTATCCATCCAAAAAGATAGGCTTTCTCTATCAGGAGGATTGTTGGGGCATAGGCTTAGACCTATACTTCAACAGGGAAGCAGAGGAACAGGAAGACGGCTCATATAAAACCGTATTGAACAAAGGCTTCTGGATAACACTCAATCTCACAGGTTTATTTAGCATCAAGAAACAATACTAA
- a CDS encoding EscU/YscU/HrcU family type III secretion system export apparatus switch protein: MEEDSKKAVALRYKKEEDNAPKVIAKGRGFLAEKIEETAKEHGVYIEKDPALAESLYKIKLNEEIPEELYEAVAKILAYIYSF; the protein is encoded by the coding sequence ATGGAAGAAGACAGCAAAAAGGCCGTAGCCTTAAGATACAAAAAAGAAGAGGACAATGCACCAAAAGTCATAGCCAAAGGCAGGGGCTTTTTGGCAGAAAAAATAGAAGAAACAGCCAAAGAGCACGGTGTTTATATAGAAAAAGACCCGGCTTTGGCAGAAAGCCTTTATAAAATAAAGCTAAATGAGGAAATACCAGAGGAGCTTTACGAGGCTGTGGCAAAGATCTTGGCCTACATTTACAGCTTTTGA
- a CDS encoding sigma-54-dependent Fis family transcriptional regulator, which translates to MARISIKEGYLSIIHEVSKILSKKNTLNEALKEILKILYSYWDAPVSFVALYDEQSADLRISESFGMTKKEVSRGIFKKGEGIVGSIFKNEIPAVIYDIKTNPKYLNKTKITKRVDRDLVFLGVPIKVGGEKFGVLCVYKEKGREFSPDDAIKMLSTLATLIGLTRKMYERMEEERKYWQEEKELLLSNLSKDTIALNEIIGVSDAITNLKKAILKIASTDSTVLITGESGTGKSLIAKTIHRLSLRKDKPFATINCAAIPENLLESELFGYEKGAFSGAISKKKGKFELADGGTLFLDEIGDMPLSLQAKLLNVLQDKEISRLGSEQTISIDVRIIAATNKDIKKLISLGHFREDLYYRLNVIPLHVPSLRDRREDIPILVDYFLRKFGQRYKKRLSIDNATMKMLINYRWPGNIRELENTIERLVVMNDKKITPMDLPDYLKEDMDFEDNIIEKVNFSDMPSTIESIEKQQIQDALKKTGYVKSKAARLLGYTIRQLDYRIKKYGIKVQKL; encoded by the coding sequence ATGGCAAGGATAAGCATTAAAGAGGGTTATCTCTCTATTATACATGAAGTCAGTAAGATATTGAGCAAGAAAAACACCTTGAATGAGGCGCTTAAGGAGATATTGAAGATTCTCTATTCGTATTGGGATGCCCCCGTTTCCTTTGTTGCCTTGTATGATGAGCAAAGCGCCGATTTAAGGATTAGTGAGAGCTTTGGTATGACCAAAAAGGAGGTCTCAAGGGGTATATTCAAAAAGGGTGAGGGTATAGTCGGCAGTATATTCAAAAACGAGATTCCGGCCGTTATTTACGATATAAAGACAAACCCAAAATACCTGAACAAGACAAAGATAACAAAGAGAGTGGATAGGGATTTGGTCTTTTTGGGCGTGCCTATAAAGGTGGGTGGTGAGAAGTTCGGTGTTTTGTGTGTTTACAAAGAGAAGGGGAGGGAGTTTTCGCCAGATGATGCCATAAAGATGCTCTCCACGCTTGCAACGCTCATCGGCTTGACAAGAAAGATGTATGAACGCATGGAAGAGGAACGCAAGTATTGGCAGGAGGAGAAGGAACTGCTTTTGAGTAATTTGAGCAAGGATACAATAGCGCTGAATGAGATAATAGGGGTATCCGATGCCATAACCAACCTTAAAAAAGCCATTCTAAAGATCGCCTCCACCGATTCCACGGTGTTGATTACAGGAGAATCCGGGACGGGAAAGAGCCTGATAGCCAAAACCATACACAGGTTATCTTTAAGAAAGGATAAGCCCTTTGCCACTATAAATTGCGCCGCTATACCGGAGAATCTGTTAGAGAGTGAATTGTTTGGGTATGAAAAGGGTGCGTTTAGCGGTGCAATCTCCAAAAAGAAGGGTAAGTTTGAGCTTGCCGATGGTGGAACGCTATTTTTGGATGAGATTGGCGATATGCCCTTGAGCCTGCAGGCTAAGCTGTTGAATGTCTTGCAGGATAAGGAGATATCGAGATTGGGCAGCGAGCAGACCATATCTATAGATGTAAGGATAATTGCCGCCACGAATAAGGATATAAAGAAATTGATAAGCCTGGGTCATTTTAGGGAGGATCTGTATTACAGACTCAATGTGATACCGCTGCATGTGCCTTCTTTGAGGGACAGGAGGGAGGATATACCCATATTGGTGGATTATTTTTTAAGGAAATTCGGCCAGAGATACAAAAAGAGGCTGTCCATAGATAACGCCACAATGAAGATGCTCATCAATTACAGATGGCCTGGTAATATAAGGGAGCTTGAAAATACCATAGAGAGACTCGTGGTTATGAACGATAAGAAGATAACACCGATGGACCTGCCGGATTACCTGAAAGAGGACATGGATTTTGAAGACAATATAATAGAGAAGGTTAACTTTTCTGATATGCCATCAACGATAGAGTCTATAGAAAAACAACAGATTCAAGACGCCCTAAAGAAAACGGGATATGTAAAATCAAAGGCGGCCAGGCTATTGGGATATACAATTAGGCAGCTTGATTACAGGATAAAGAAATACGGCATAAAGGTTCAAAAGCTGTAA